A window of Zalophus californianus isolate mZalCal1 chromosome 12, mZalCal1.pri.v2, whole genome shotgun sequence genomic DNA:
CTGCCTGATGCCTTACTTACCTTGCCTCCTTAGAAGCCCCTCCCCTACTGCTGCTGCCGGGCCCCTGGAAACCCTCCCGctgaccgccccccccgcccccgaccccaGTTCCCTCTGCAGTCCCTGCGTTGCACCAGGTGAGCCGGGCATCCAACAGCATCACGGTGTCCTGGCCACAGCCGGACCAGACCAACGGGAACATCCTGGACTATCAGCTCCGCTACTACGaccaggtggggaggtgggggctgccCAGCAGGGCTGCTGGGAGCTCGCAGGGCCCCACGGTGGGGCTAGAGATGGAGGAGGTGGGCCAGGACAGAGAGGCGCCAGGAAGCCTGAGGGTGATGGAGCAGGGGTCAGGAGCTGGGGTTGGGCAGCAGGGAGTGAATGGCTGTCACCCCCAGGCAGAAGATGAATCCCACTCGTTGACCCTGACCAGCGAGACCAACACGGCCACCGTGACACAGCTGAGCCCTGGCCACATCTATGGCTTCCAAGTGCGGGCGCGGACAGCCGCAGGCCACGGCCCCTATGGCGGCAAGGTCTATTTCCAGACGCTGCCTCAAGGTGAGAGGAAGCCTGGATGAGGTGGGGAAGCGCCGCGGGGTAGGGAGGAGaggcccagccccgccccccccccccccccccccccgccccaggccttGAACCCTGGTCCAGCACCCTCCAAATTAGAGGCCGTGTGGGACAGGAGGCTGTGAGGAGAGTCTCCTGGCTGACTAGCTGGCCTTTGGGTCTGTGGGTGGGTGTGAGTGGGCGCATGGGGGGGGCGGTGTAGGTGCACGTGCTTGTGAGGCCTTGCCCTCGTGTGATCTTGGCTGGCTGCCTCCTCAGGTGAGCTGTCTACCCAGCTCCCAGAGAGACTCTCCTTGGTGATCGGGTCCATCCTGGGGGCCTTGGCCTTCCTCCTGCTGGCGGCCATTACCGTGCTGGCTGTTGTCTTCCGGAGGTGAGGCGCCTCCCAGCCGTGTCCCCACCCCACTCACCCTGCCGCACCACCCCACATCCTGGCAGCCCCAAAGCGCATTGCAGAAACCACGTCCAgggcccacctcccacccccgggCCCCTTCCCTTGGGCCCATGCGAGGCGGGCAGGAGGCATCCAGCAGCCCTCACTCCACAGATCCCTGGCTGGAGAGTGgcctgcatggggggggggggatgggagtgTCATTCCAGGACTCTGGTTTGTCCCCAGGAAGCGGCGTGGGACAGGCTACACAGAGCAGCTGCAGCAGTCCAGCAGtccaggtgtgggggtgggggggctgggggctgagcaCAGCAGGAAGCCTAGGTTCCCCGAAGTCTAGGGGAACCCCTCGGCCCTGCCGATGTAAGTAAGAGGGCATGCCTGGGGTGTGGGGGCAGCCTGGCCTCGTACCACACCCTCATCACGCACCCCATTTGCCTACAGGGCTTGGGGTGAAGTATTACATCGACCCTTCCACATACGAGGACCCCTGCCAGGCCATCCGAGAATTTACCAGGGAGGTGGATCCTGCATATATCAAGATCGAGGAGGTCATTGGGGCAGGTGTGCAGGGGGTAGAGGAAGGGGACCGGAGGGACTGGAGCCCCCGTGAGACTTCCCCGGCAGGAGCCCCTCTACACAGGGCATGACGCCGCGAGCCCAGGGTCCTTCCTCAGGACCCTCCCTCCTACACCTGTTCTCCCAGGCTCCTTTGGAGAAGTACGCAGGGGCCGCCTGCAGCCCCGGGGACGGCGGGAGCAAGCCGTGGCCATCCAGGCCCTGTGGGCTGGAGGTGCTGAGAGCCTACAGATGACCTTTCTGGGCCAGGCTGCAGTGCTGGGCCAGTTCCAGCACCCCAACATCCTGCGGCTGGAGGGCGTGGTCACCAAGAGCCGGCCCCTCATGGTGCTGACGGAGCTCATGGAGCTGGGCCCCCTGGACAGCTTCCTCAGGGTCAGTGCTGGcctgggggtgggcgggggggggggggccttggGTCCAGGGGCGTCTGCAGTCCTCAACTGTCCCGGAGACAggagacagagccctgcatctGTGCTGCCCCACCTGCGTTGGTCTTCAGCCTTCCTTCCCAGGCCATTTTCTGACTGCCTAAGccgctctccctctcctgctgatGTCCACGGCGCAGTGTGTGCAGGCTCCCCGCCCGGCTGCTGGCGGCTgacctctgccccccgccccccagcagcaGCGGGAGGGCCAGTTCAGCAGCCTGCAGCTGGTGGCCATGCAGCGGGGAGTAGCGGCTGCCATGCAGTACCTGTCCAGCTTCGCCTTCGTGCACCGCGCGCTCTCCGCCCACAGCGTGCTGGTGAATAGCCACCTGGTGTGCAAAGTGGCTCGTCTTGGCCACAGTCCTCAGGTGAGAGCACATCTCGGGGGCTCAGCCTTTTCCAGAGCGTGCCGGCGGATGAGCCAGGCTCCGGGGAGCGtaccactggggggggggggtggtgtgtgtCGTGGTGTCTAAGGGAATGGAGCCCGTGCGGGCTCCCTCCAGGAGCGCACCCTGGGCGGACATCGGAGCCCATAGGAGTTGCTCAATAAACGTGACCACTGCTGTAATTATTGCTATCGTTCCTTCTAACCCCACGCCTCAGGGCCCAAGTTGCATGCTTCGGTGGGCAGCCCCAGAGGTCATTGCCCACGGAAAACACACCACCTCCAGTGACGTGTGGAGCTTTGGGATAGTGATGTGGGAAGTGATGAGTTATGGAGAGCGGCCCTACTGGGACATGAGTGACCAGGAGGTGAGCTCTTGACCTAGACATTGCTGataccccacccccatctttccAACCCACCAGCCTCACAAGCTCCTACATTCTTAGCTTTTCTTCTCTGATCCGCTGAAATTTTAAGTGGTCTTGGCTTCCGTATTTTTAAGTTCCTTCCCCACTCCAACTGCATGTTCCACCTGATCCCAGCCCACCCGCTGACCTAACAGACAGAATACGCCTTTCCGCCAGCAATAGCTTCCCATCACCATGTTCTTCTACTAACCCCCAGGTGCTAAATGCAATAGAGCAGGAGTTCCGGcttcccccacctccaggctGTCCTCCTGGACTACATCTGCTTATGCTAGACACTTGGCAGAAGGACCGTACCCAGCGGCCTCATTTTGACCAGCTGGTGGCTGCGTTTGACAAGATGATCCGAAAGCCAGACACTCTGCAGGCTGACGGGGGCCCTGAGGACAGGTCTGGAGGTTGGGGCTGGAGCCCGGGACAAGCAGGGAGGGTAGATGCAAACCGTAAAGCAAACTGAGGAGAGGGGGCTAAGATGAAGGGGAAATGTTgacccccccccttcccccacttagACCCTCCCAGGCCCTTCTGAACCCTGTGGCTCTGGACTTTCCTTCTCTGGACTCACCCCAGGCCTGGCTTTCGGCCATCGGACTGGAGTGCTACCAAGACAACTTCTCCAAGTTTGGTCTCTGCACCTTCAGTGATGTGGTTCAGCTCAGCCTGGAGTAAGCGGGGAGAGGCGGGTGGGGGTTCCGCTGGGCTCCAGGCTAGGGGTCCTGCCGGGGATCTTAGAGAAGCCGGCGCAGACTTGACCcactccttccccaccaccagAGACCTGCCCGCCCTGGGCATCATGCTGGCTGGCCACCAGAAGAAGCTGTTGCACCATATCCAGCTCCTGCAGCAGCACCTGAGGGAGCTGGGCTCAGTGGAGGTCTGAGGCCTGGGCGGGCAGCTGTGAGTGGACGATGCCTATGTCCCAGCCCCAGACACAGGTCCAGGGAGTGACCGTGCAA
This region includes:
- the EPHB6 gene encoding ephrin type-B receptor 6 isoform X1, with the translated sequence MAAEGAARSGSGVAGMVCSLWVLVLGSSVLALEEVLLDTTGETSEIGWLTYPPGGWDEVSVLDDQRRLTRTFEACHVAGAPPGTGQDNWLQTHFVERRGAQRAHIRLHFSVRACASLGVAGGTCRETFTLYYRQAEEPDGPDSISAWHLKRWTKVDTIAADESFPASSAWAVGPRGAGQQRAGLQLNVKERSFGPLTQRGFYVAFQDTGACLALVAVKLFSYTCPSVLRAFASFPETQASGAGGASLVAAVGTCVAHAEPEEDGGGGQAGGSPPRLHCNGEGKWMVAVGGCRCQPGHQPARGDKACQACPEGSYKALVGNMPCLPCPPRSHAPDPAAPVCPCRKGFYRASSDPPEAPCTGPPSAPRELWFEVQGSVLMLHWRLPQELGGRGDLLFNVVCKECGGHQEPGTGTGGACRRCRDEVHFDPRQRGLTESRVLVGGLRAHVPYILEVQAVNGVSELSPDPPQAAAINVSTSHAVPSAVPALHQVSRASNSITVSWPQPDQTNGNILDYQLRYYDQAEDESHSLTLTSETNTATVTQLSPGHIYGFQVRARTAAGHGPYGGKVYFQTLPQGELSTQLPERLSLVIGSILGALAFLLLAAITVLAVVFRRKRRGTGYTEQLQQSSSPGLGVKYYIDPSTYEDPCQAIREFTREVDPAYIKIEEVIGAGSFGEVRRGRLQPRGRREQAVAIQALWAGGAESLQMTFLGQAAVLGQFQHPNILRLEGVVTKSRPLMVLTELMELGPLDSFLRQQREGQFSSLQLVAMQRGVAAAMQYLSSFAFVHRALSAHSVLVNSHLVCKVARLGHSPQGPSCMLRWAAPEVIAHGKHTTSSDVWSFGIVMWEVMSYGERPYWDMSDQEVLNAIEQEFRLPPPPGCPPGLHLLMLDTWQKDRTQRPHFDQLVAAFDKMIRKPDTLQADGGPEDRPSQALLNPVALDFPSLDSPQAWLSAIGLECYQDNFSKFGLCTFSDVVQLSLEDLPALGIMLAGHQKKLLHHIQLLQQHLRELGSVEV
- the EPHB6 gene encoding ephrin type-B receptor 6 isoform X2; protein product: MVAVGGCRCQPGHQPARGDKACQACPEGSYKALVGNMPCLPCPPRSHAPDPAAPVCPCRKGFYRASSDPPEAPCTGPPSAPRELWFEVQGSVLMLHWRLPQELGGRGDLLFNVVCKECGGHQEPGTGTGGACRRCRDEVHFDPRQRGLTESRVLVGGLRAHVPYILEVQAVNGVSELSPDPPQAAAINVSTSHAVPSAVPALHQVSRASNSITVSWPQPDQTNGNILDYQLRYYDQAEDESHSLTLTSETNTATVTQLSPGHIYGFQVRARTAAGHGPYGGKVYFQTLPQGELSTQLPERLSLVIGSILGALAFLLLAAITVLAVVFRRKRRGTGYTEQLQQSSSPGLGVKYYIDPSTYEDPCQAIREFTREVDPAYIKIEEVIGAGSFGEVRRGRLQPRGRREQAVAIQALWAGGAESLQMTFLGQAAVLGQFQHPNILRLEGVVTKSRPLMVLTELMELGPLDSFLRQQREGQFSSLQLVAMQRGVAAAMQYLSSFAFVHRALSAHSVLVNSHLVCKVARLGHSPQGPSCMLRWAAPEVIAHGKHTTSSDVWSFGIVMWEVMSYGERPYWDMSDQEVLNAIEQEFRLPPPPGCPPGLHLLMLDTWQKDRTQRPHFDQLVAAFDKMIRKPDTLQADGGPEDRPSQALLNPVALDFPSLDSPQAWLSAIGLECYQDNFSKFGLCTFSDVVQLSLEDLPALGIMLAGHQKKLLHHIQLLQQHLRELGSVEV